In Halopelagius longus, a genomic segment contains:
- a CDS encoding ABC transporter substrate-binding protein, with protein sequence MANDNNSPATRLSRRQMLAMSGAAGAAAFAGCSGDTPEEGTGTGVGTGALEGGGEGSGSTSEDESGNGLVDQSLTVPGRYVPTDLQWNSYAPSHYAQQGGKVVFDPFLRNNRKTGELIPYLFQDWSVDGKTLTVNIRENDTWHNGDPVTAEDVVTKFRIDEIFGYAVSDYIDDVVAADETTVEYTMASDYRESVIMTTLSQSWLDTPTSRYGKFVERYDPEMSDEELTQLQSDIQDYQPSEPIGSGPFKYESADQQVLKLAKVEDHASADQINFPYYEVEYMSSNQQQWAAMKNLSGLDATTTTFFPKRIRESLPDAVQEYRIPSHNGYSIAFNHDDEDFGKRNVRRAIAHIIDQNRIATLVDDTKAAVKVPIGVGSFHSDTWDRHLGNNKNIYSSYTNKEKATKLLESEGYEKRSGTWHKPNGDKFAFDIPVPAGWSDFVSMSRIVSQMLTDFGIEATNKNVENTTFFGQHWGSSNFKIAPWFWNNSGQTDPFFTQSWILNSGTVKTNLNYPQEPKAPPMGEPDGEPQTVDIVSKLQQLGTSSDEKKINQLVQEVGWVINQSLPIYPIVEKQSQGFWNTNEWNVPEKGSEEQYVQFHYYWWPRVGAATAREQ encoded by the coding sequence ATGGCTAACGATAACAATAGCCCGGCCACTAGGCTGAGCCGTAGACAGATGCTCGCGATGAGCGGTGCCGCAGGCGCCGCGGCGTTCGCCGGTTGCTCCGGAGACACCCCCGAAGAAGGGACCGGGACCGGCGTCGGCACCGGTGCCCTCGAGGGCGGCGGCGAGGGGAGCGGATCGACGAGCGAAGACGAAAGCGGGAACGGGTTGGTAGATCAGTCGCTGACGGTCCCCGGCCGGTACGTTCCGACGGACCTCCAGTGGAACTCCTACGCGCCGAGCCACTACGCCCAGCAGGGCGGGAAGGTGGTGTTCGACCCGTTCCTCCGCAACAACCGGAAGACGGGCGAACTCATCCCGTATCTGTTCCAAGACTGGTCCGTCGACGGCAAGACGCTGACCGTGAACATCCGCGAGAACGACACGTGGCACAACGGCGACCCGGTGACGGCCGAGGACGTCGTCACGAAGTTCAGGATAGACGAGATATTCGGCTACGCGGTCAGCGACTACATCGACGACGTCGTCGCGGCCGACGAGACGACAGTCGAGTACACGATGGCGAGCGATTACCGGGAGTCGGTTATCATGACGACGCTCTCCCAGAGTTGGCTCGACACGCCGACGAGTCGGTACGGGAAGTTCGTAGAGCGATACGACCCCGAGATGTCGGACGAGGAGCTCACGCAGCTTCAGTCGGACATTCAGGACTACCAGCCGAGCGAACCGATCGGCTCCGGTCCGTTCAAGTACGAATCCGCGGACCAGCAGGTTCTCAAGCTGGCGAAGGTGGAGGACCACGCCTCCGCGGACCAGATCAACTTCCCGTACTACGAGGTGGAGTACATGTCCTCGAACCAACAGCAGTGGGCCGCGATGAAGAACCTCTCTGGACTTGACGCGACGACGACGACGTTCTTCCCCAAGCGCATCCGCGAGTCACTCCCCGACGCCGTCCAGGAGTACCGCATCCCCTCCCACAACGGCTACTCCATCGCGTTCAATCACGACGACGAGGACTTCGGAAAGCGAAACGTCCGCCGCGCCATCGCACACATCATCGACCAGAACCGCATCGCGACGCTCGTCGACGACACGAAGGCCGCCGTGAAAGTCCCCATCGGCGTGGGGAGCTTCCACAGCGACACGTGGGACCGCCACCTCGGCAACAACAAGAACATCTACAGTTCCTACACGAACAAGGAGAAGGCGACGAAACTGCTCGAATCCGAAGGGTACGAGAAGCGCAGTGGCACGTGGCACAAGCCGAACGGCGATAAGTTCGCCTTCGACATCCCCGTCCCCGCCGGATGGAGCGACTTCGTCAGCATGAGCCGAATCGTCTCGCAGATGCTGACCGACTTCGGCATCGAGGCGACCAACAAGAACGTCGAGAACACGACGTTCTTCGGGCAGCACTGGGGGTCGTCGAACTTCAAAATCGCACCCTGGTTCTGGAACAACTCGGGACAGACCGACCCGTTCTTCACCCAGTCGTGGATTCTGAACAGCGGTACCGTCAAGACGAACCTGAACTACCCCCAAGAGCCGAAAGCGCCGCCGATGGGCGAACCCGACGGGGAACCGCAGACCGTCGATATCGTGTCGAAACTCCAGCAACTGGGGACGTCCTCGGACGAGAAGAAGATCAACCAGCTGGTCCAAGAGGTGGGCTGGGTCATCAACCAGTCGCTGCCGATATACCCCATCGTGGAGAAGCAGTCTCAGGGGTTCTGGAACACAAACGAGTGGAACGTCCCCGAGAAGGGGTCGGAGGAGCAGTACGTCCAGTTCCACTACTACTGGTGGCCGCGCGTCGGCGCGGCGACGGCCCGCGAGCAGTAA
- a CDS encoding fumarylacetoacetate hydrolase family protein yields the protein MRYYQLPSRERSSATDSLVVVDEKGDAYDLTSASDDLESFTHLARAANASDRSIDAIARDRLSDAERRDIEDVDGDELLPVVPDEVWAAGVTYSISEKARKAESGKPEVYIDVYDSERPELFLKATPSRTVGPHDSIGVRGDSEWNVPEPELGVVLHRGSVVGYTVGNDVSSRDIEGENPLYLPQAKVYDRCCSIGPCVATEEAVGDPHDLTMSLTIERGDEVVYEGSTSTSEMATTCETLVEYLRRHNNLPETLVLLTGTALVPPDTFTLHEGDRVSIDIDHIGRLVNDTVAV from the coding sequence ATGCGGTACTACCAGCTCCCGAGCAGAGAGCGTAGTTCAGCTACCGACTCCCTCGTCGTCGTAGACGAGAAGGGCGACGCGTACGATCTGACGTCCGCGTCGGACGACCTCGAGTCGTTTACGCACCTCGCTCGCGCGGCCAACGCTAGCGACCGTTCGATAGACGCTATCGCACGCGACCGACTCTCGGACGCCGAGCGACGCGACATCGAAGACGTCGACGGAGACGAACTCCTGCCGGTCGTCCCGGACGAAGTGTGGGCGGCGGGCGTTACGTACAGCATCAGTGAGAAAGCGCGCAAGGCCGAGAGCGGCAAGCCGGAAGTGTACATCGACGTCTACGACAGCGAACGGCCGGAGCTGTTCTTGAAGGCGACGCCGTCGCGAACGGTCGGGCCGCACGACTCCATCGGCGTCCGCGGCGACTCCGAGTGGAACGTGCCGGAACCGGAACTGGGCGTCGTCCTCCACCGCGGGAGCGTCGTCGGTTACACCGTCGGCAACGACGTGAGTAGTCGGGACATCGAGGGGGAAAACCCCCTCTACCTCCCGCAGGCGAAGGTGTACGACCGCTGCTGTTCCATCGGCCCCTGCGTCGCCACCGAGGAAGCCGTCGGGGACCCCCACGACCTCACCATGTCGCTCACCATCGAACGCGGCGACGAGGTAGTGTACGAAGGTTCGACGTCGACGAGCGAGATGGCGACCACCTGCGAAACGCTCGTCGAGTACCTCCGTCGCCACAACAACCTCCCCGAGACGCTCGTGTTACTCACCGGCACCGCCCTCGTCCCGCCGGACACGTTCACGCTTCACGAGGGGGACCGAGTTTCGATAGATATCGACCACATCGGACGCCTCGTCAACGACACCGTCGCCGTGTGA
- a CDS encoding alpha-glucuronidase family glycosyl hydrolase has protein sequence MRVTDYDDCWLQYDAVEDPAIRSSYRTRCTHVFASTEGPELGVARDELRTGLGGLLGRDPHLWMHPPRSVDGFLAVGRRERMAVVRAAVDAEEIDALHEEGYIVRSVEWEGKDCIVVTAATDKGMLYGVYHLLRRMAARRPLADVDIVEEPKTEERLVNHWDNPFRASVERGYAGTSIFDWEQLPDLRERYRDYARLLASVGINGIVLNNVNTQKPDRPGANPAVAEMEGWQLLRERNLPKVAAIASVFRRHGIRTYLSVNYAAPILAGDLDTADPLDDDVARWWAEKADEVYDHVSDFGGFLVKADSEGQPGPYDYDRNHAEGANLLGRALEPHGGRVYWRAFVYASHKDRSVQAYDTFEPLDGEFLDNVTVQIKNGPIDFQPREPISSLFGSMPETSVACELQITQEYTGQGVHACYHVPLWKETLDTDTYADGEGTPVKDLLSRREGRGLAGVGNVGEDPNWTGHYLAQSNLYGYGRLAWNPDLDAETITDEWVRQTFGNDPDVVEAVSDILHDSWPAVLDYTTGHLGLMHMMYNQDDVLENHYNPSPGEWPGYHGASEDGIGVDRSEYAEQFHSPLSERYASVEDCPDELLLFFHHLPWDHELDDGTTVVQRLYDNCFEGVEEVRSMRDRWAELDDRVDTARHRHVAERFDEQLAHAKHWRDTMVAYFYDHAGIPDAHGRVPRDD, from the coding sequence ATGCGAGTTACTGACTACGACGACTGCTGGCTACAGTACGACGCCGTCGAAGACCCGGCGATTCGTTCGTCGTACCGGACGCGGTGCACCCACGTGTTCGCCTCGACGGAAGGCCCGGAACTCGGCGTCGCACGCGACGAACTCCGAACCGGCCTCGGCGGACTCCTCGGGCGCGACCCCCACCTGTGGATGCATCCGCCGCGGTCCGTCGACGGCTTTCTCGCCGTCGGACGGCGCGAACGGATGGCGGTCGTTCGCGCCGCCGTCGACGCCGAAGAAATCGACGCACTCCACGAGGAGGGGTACATCGTCCGGTCGGTCGAGTGGGAGGGCAAGGACTGTATCGTCGTCACGGCGGCGACGGACAAGGGGATGCTGTACGGCGTCTACCACCTGCTCCGCCGCATGGCCGCCCGCCGACCACTCGCGGACGTCGACATCGTGGAGGAACCGAAGACCGAAGAGCGACTCGTCAACCACTGGGACAACCCATTCCGCGCGTCCGTCGAACGCGGATACGCCGGCACGTCGATATTCGACTGGGAGCAGTTACCCGACCTGCGCGAACGCTACCGCGACTACGCACGCCTCCTCGCCTCCGTCGGCATCAACGGCATCGTCCTCAACAACGTCAACACGCAGAAACCGGACCGACCCGGTGCGAATCCGGCCGTCGCGGAGATGGAGGGATGGCAGTTGCTACGGGAACGGAACCTTCCGAAGGTTGCGGCCATCGCGAGCGTCTTCCGCCGGCACGGCATCCGGACGTACCTCTCGGTCAACTACGCCGCGCCGATACTCGCGGGCGACTTAGACACCGCCGACCCATTAGACGACGACGTGGCGCGGTGGTGGGCCGAGAAGGCCGACGAGGTGTACGACCACGTCTCGGACTTCGGGGGGTTCCTCGTGAAGGCCGACTCCGAGGGGCAACCCGGTCCGTACGACTACGACCGGAACCACGCGGAGGGAGCGAACCTCCTCGGGCGGGCGTTGGAACCCCACGGGGGGCGCGTCTACTGGCGCGCGTTCGTCTACGCCTCGCACAAGGACCGCTCCGTGCAGGCGTACGACACGTTCGAACCGCTCGACGGCGAGTTCCTCGACAACGTCACCGTCCAGATAAAGAACGGCCCCATCGACTTCCAACCCCGCGAACCGATCTCCTCGCTGTTCGGGTCGATGCCCGAGACGAGCGTCGCCTGCGAACTCCAGATAACGCAGGAGTACACCGGGCAGGGCGTCCACGCCTGCTACCACGTCCCCCTGTGGAAGGAGACGCTCGACACCGACACGTACGCCGACGGCGAGGGGACGCCGGTCAAAGACTTACTCTCCCGCCGCGAGGGACGGGGACTCGCCGGCGTCGGAAACGTCGGCGAAGACCCCAACTGGACCGGCCACTACCTCGCGCAGTCGAATCTCTACGGGTACGGCCGCCTCGCTTGGAACCCGGACCTCGACGCCGAGACTATCACCGACGAGTGGGTGCGGCAGACGTTCGGGAACGACCCGGACGTCGTCGAGGCGGTGTCCGACATCCTCCACGACTCGTGGCCCGCCGTCCTCGACTACACGACGGGGCACCTCGGACTGATGCACATGATGTACAACCAAGACGACGTGTTGGAGAACCACTACAACCCCTCGCCCGGCGAGTGGCCCGGATACCACGGGGCCAGCGAGGACGGCATCGGCGTCGACCGGTCGGAGTACGCAGAACAGTTCCACAGTCCGCTCTCGGAGCGGTACGCGTCGGTCGAAGACTGCCCCGACGAACTGCTGTTGTTCTTCCATCACCTCCCGTGGGACCACGAACTCGACGACGGGACGACGGTGGTGCAACGACTCTACGACAACTGCTTCGAGGGCGTCGAGGAAGTCCGCTCGATGCGCGACCGGTGGGCCGAACTCGACGATCGCGTCGATACGGCGCGACACCGCCACGTCGCCGAACGGTTCGACGAACAACTCGCCCACGCGAAGCACTGGCGGGACACGATGGTCGCGTACTTCTACGACCACGCCGGCATTCCCGACGCACACGGGCGCGTCCCCCGCGACGACTGA